The stretch of DNA TTTTAGCCAAGAGCGAAGAATTGTCCTCAGTGGCGACGTCTACATTTTGCAGCAAGGAAACAGTATTCGCGGTGAAAATGTGACGTATCTGATCGACGAAGGGCGATTTATCGCAACACCAAAGGCAAATCAACAAGTGCAATCGATTTATATTGTCTCCGAACCTAATCCAAATCAACCACCAGGAACGCCGAGTGCACCCGCAGTACCTCCCTTAGCACCCAGCCCAGGATCGTAAAACTTTATCAGTTAGGTTTTACTTGTGGGTGTGTTAGCGGAGTCATCGTGAAAAAGATTGTCTTAGAAAATATCCACAAATCCTACGGTAAGCGCGTGATTGTCAATCGCGTTAACCTTTCAGTTGCGCAAGGTGAAGTTGTGGGGCTGCTTGGTCCCAATGGTGCGGGGAAAACAACAACCTTCTACATCGCCACAGGTTTAGAAAAACCCAACGAAGGAACCGTGTGGTTAGACGATCGCGACATCACAGCCCTCCCAATGCATCAACGCGCGCGATTAGGTATTGGCTATTTAGCACAAGAACCAAGTATTTTTCGTAACCTCAGCGTTAGAGATAATCTCTTATTAGTTTTACAACAAACGAATGTCCCTCGGCGCGAATGGCAGTACCGCTTAAATGAACTGCTACGCGAATTTCGGCTAGAAAAAGTCGCAAACACCAAGGGAATTCAAGTTTCCGGTGGCGAACGCCGACGTACCGAATTAGCAAGGGCTTTAGCCGCGGGACGCCATGGACCAAATTTTTTATTCTTAGACGAACCATTTGCAGGTGTTGACCCAATCGCTGTCGCCGAAATTCAAGCTATGGTAAAGAAGTTACGCGATCGCCAAATTGGTATCCTAATTACCGACCACAATGTCCGCGAGACGCTGGCAATTACCGATCGCGCCTATATTATGCGTGAAGGACAAATTCTCGCAGCAGGTAACGCCGAGGAACTCTACAACGATCCTTTAGTACGGCAATACTATTTAGGTGACAAATTTCAAATTTAGTGGCTAGTAAAAAGTGGTTAGAATCACTATTTTGTAACAAATTGCCAATTACCCATTACCTATTTACCTAATTCCTCAGTGTAATGACAATCGCTAGTCACAAATCTACTAAATTTCCATCACTGATGCCTTTTTCCGTCATGGATCGCTATATTGCGATGGAACTGCTACCACCGTTTTTATTTGGTGTGGGTGCTTTTTCCTCGGTAGGAGTTGCGATCGGTACTGTATTTGATTTGGTACGGCGAGTCGTTGAATCAGGACTACCTATAGAAATTGCTTTGCAAGTGTTTCTCTTGCAATTTCCCTCGTTTGTCGTATTGGCTTTTCCGATGTCCACGTTGTTGGCTGTATTGATGACTTACAGTCGCTTTTCTAGTGATAGCGAGTTGATTGCCCTGCGTGGCTGTGGAATCAGCGTTTATCGCATTGCCTTACCTGCAATTATTCTTAGCCTTGTTGTTACCGGAATTACGTTTTTATTTAACGAGCAAATTGTACCAGCATCAAATTATCAAGCGACGCTTACTTTAAATCAAGCGCTCAAGCGCGAAACACCAACATTTCAAGAAGAAAATATTATTTATCCTGAATATCAAGAAGTGAAACAAGCCGATGGCAACAACAGGCGGATTTTGTCGCGGTTATTTTATGCCGATCGCTTTGACGGTCGAACGATGTCTGGCTTGACAATTATCGATCGCTCGAAAGAAGGTTTAAATCAAATTGTCATGGCAGATTCTGCAACATGGAACCCGCAACAAAATGTTTGGGATTTTTTTAATGGTACAATTTATCTTGTTTCTGCGGATAGTTCTTATCGCAACATTGTCAGGTTTGAACACCAACAATTACAGTTACCGCGCGCGCCTTTAGATGTTGCTAGCAGAGGGCGAGATTATGATGAAATGAATATTGCCGAAGCGCGCGATCGCTTAGAAAAAATTCGCTATAGCGGTGACGAACAGAAAATCCGCAAACTGAGAGTTCGGATTCAAGAAAAAATTGCATTTCCATTTGTCTGTGTTGTTTTTGGCTTAGTCGGTGCTGCATTAGGAACTAAACCGCAACGCCGTGCGGGAAAAGCAACTAGCTTCGGTATTAGTGTAGTCGTTATTTTTACATATTATTTGTTCGCTTTTATTTGTAGTGCTTTAGGAGTAGCAGGTATTCTGACTCCTGTGACATCAGCTTGGCTACCCAATGTTTTTGGTTTTACGGCAGGTGGGCTATTGTTAGTTCGTGCAGCAAGGTAGAGAGGTTCCATTTTGTCAAGCTGCAATTCGCCATCCCTGAGCGTACTGCTGTGCATTCCATAGTGTAGCGTAGCGTCCTTGGTGTGACAAAAGTTCTGAATGAGTACCTCGCTCTACGATACGCCCATCTTCTAAAACTAAAATCGAATCTGCACCAACAACGGTAGATAGACGGTGAGCAATGACTATCACGGTTTTATTAGAAACAAGTTGATCGATTGCTTGTTGTACAGCAACCTCACTTTCGGTATCCAAAACTGACGTGGGTTCATCTAACAGAACAATTGGCGCTTCTTTGAGAATTGCACGCGCGATTGAAATGCGTTGACGTTCTCCACCGGATAGCGTACTGCCAATTTCACCAACAGAAGTATCGTAACCCTTGGGTAAACGGCTAATGAACTCATGACAATTTGCGGCGCGTGCAGCGATTTCAACTTCAGCATCTGTCGCGTCAGGTTTAGCCATGCGGATATTGTTGCGAATCGTGTCATCGAATAAATAGGCATCTTGAAATACCGCAGAAATATAGCGCATGAGTTGACTTGGTTCTATTTGGCGTACATCTACTCCACCGATGCGAATACTACCTTGTTGTACGTCAGCTTCATCGGCTAATGAGAAGGGTAATTGTGGTTTTACCGCTTCCAGACGATCCGACTAAAGCTGTTAACGTACGTTCAGGCAAATAGAAATGATACATCTTGTAGCGTCCATTCGGATTGATCGGCGTAGCGAAACGAAACATTTTCGAAAGTAATGTCAAAAGAATTAAGTTGCGCGGGTGGTGTTTGTACAAAAAGAGGAGGAATACTCATCAAGGCTTCGATCCGCTCTAATCCAATTTCCATTAAGTCGAAGACGCTTGCAAGCCCTGTAAGTTGAGCAAGTGGTTCGCTAAAGCGCATAGCGATCGCCACTAGTGCAAATAACGCCGCAATCGAAAGACTTCCTTGCAAAACAAATAGTGTTCCTAGGCTGATGACGCTAAAAATACCAACTTCAACGACAGTTGCCATAGCAATCAGCGGTAAATTTACCAATCGTTGTCCTCTTGATTGCACATCACGTTGACGAACGAGTGCAGCTTGCAAATGATTTTCTGGTGAAGCGATCGCAAAGGAAGTTGCCCGCATCTCCAATTAAGCCCGTCAGTTGTACTCCGGCGTTAGCAACTTCTAGCAGTAATGCAGTAAATGGATCGGACACAACAACCTGAGAAGAGTTATTTATTGGGTTATAGAAGAAAGCAAAATTAACTCCCAATTGGTCATTGAGCCAAGAAGACTTTAAACCTATCTCGTAATTCCACTGTAGCTAGAAACAGCAGCGCGAAGATTGCCACTGTGTTGTGCTAAGAGTTTATCACCTTCTTCTTTTGTGACACCCGTCCAGTGCATGAGTAATGCAAGCTTGACCCAATTACCACTTTGCTCTAGTAGTGTAGCGGCAGCAGCGCGGTCGAGTCCTGTTAAATCGTGTAAAATCCGAATTGCGCGATCGCGTAGCTTGGTATTAGTCACAGCAACATCGACCATGCGATTCCCGTACACTTTTCCTAGCTGCACCATCACCCCAGTTGAGAGCATATTTAATGCTAACTTTGTTGCGGTTCCTGCTTTGAGGCGCGTTGAACCTGCTAAAATTTCGGGTCCAACCAAAAGGCGAATATCAACATCAACATCAGCACTGACTTGTTCTACAGGGACACAGGCGATAAAAATAGTTGTGGCACCGCGTTCGCGTGCGGCTTGTAAAGCACCATGCACGTAGGGAGTTGTCCCTCCGGCTGTTATTCCGACAACTACATCGA from Chroococcidiopsis sp. TS-821 encodes:
- the lptB gene encoding LPS export ABC transporter ATP-binding protein, translating into MKKIVLENIHKSYGKRVIVNRVNLSVAQGEVVGLLGPNGAGKTTTFYIATGLEKPNEGTVWLDDRDITALPMHQRARLGIGYLAQEPSIFRNLSVRDNLLLVLQQTNVPRREWQYRLNELLREFRLEKVANTKGIQVSGGERRRTELARALAAGRHGPNFLFLDEPFAGVDPIAVAEIQAMVKKLRDRQIGILITDHNVRETLAITDRAYIMREGQILAAGNAEELYNDPLVRQYYLGDKFQI
- a CDS encoding LptF/LptG family permease codes for the protein MTIASHKSTKFPSLMPFSVMDRYIAMELLPPFLFGVGAFSSVGVAIGTVFDLVRRVVESGLPIEIALQVFLLQFPSFVVLAFPMSTLLAVLMTYSRFSSDSELIALRGCGISVYRIALPAIILSLVVTGITFLFNEQIVPASNYQATLTLNQALKRETPTFQEENIIYPEYQEVKQADGNNRRILSRLFYADRFDGRTMSGLTIIDRSKEGLNQIVMADSATWNPQQNVWDFFNGTIYLVSADSSYRNIVRFEHQQLQLPRAPLDVASRGRDYDEMNIAEARDRLEKIRYSGDEQKIRKLRVRIQEKIAFPFVCVVFGLVGAALGTKPQRRAGKATSFGISVVVIFTYYLFAFICSALGVAGILTPVTSAWLPNVFGFTAGGLLLVRAAR
- a CDS encoding ABC transporter ATP-binding protein; amino-acid sequence: MEAVKPQLPFSLADEADVQQGSIRIGGVDVRQIEPSQLMRYISAVFQDAYLFDDTIRNNIRMAKPDATDAEVEIAARAANCHEFISRLPKGYDTSVGEIGSTLSGGERQRISIARAILKEAPIVLLDEPTSVLDTESEVAVQQAIDQLVSNKTVIVIAHRLSTVVGADSILVLEDGRIVERGTHSELLSHQGRYATLWNAQQYAQGWRIAA
- a CDS encoding ABC transporter ATP-binding protein/permease, which translates into the protein MRATSFAIASPENHLQAALVRQRDVQSRGQRLVNLPLIAMATVVEVGIFSVISLGTLFVLQGSLSIAALFALVAIAMRFSEPLAQLTGLASVFDLMEIGLERIEALMSIPPLFVQTPPAQLNSFDITFENVSFRYADQSEWTLQDVSFLFA
- the murQ gene encoding N-acetylmuramic acid 6-phosphate etherase; its protein translation is MIQAEGRGHLLTEQVNTNSRNLDQLSSLEFVELFNQEDQNAIAAVAAAKHELAAAIDCTAKALHHGGRLFYIGAGTSGRLGVLDAAECPPTFCTSPELVQGIIAGGAGALVRSSEDLEDKAEDGYNAIAQRHVTQLDVVVGITAGGTTPYVHGALQAARERGATTIFIACVPVEQVSADVDVDIRLLVGPEILAGSTRLKAGTATKLALNMLSTGVMVQLGKVYGNRMVDVAVTNTKLRDRAIRILHDLTGLDRAAAATLLEQSGNWVKLALLMHWTGVTKEEGDKLLAQHSGNLRAAVSSYSGITR